The following proteins are co-located in the Labrys monachus genome:
- a CDS encoding L-rhamnose mutarotase, which translates to MSHHAWVLEVRPGYEDEYRRRHDEIWPDMLEALRKAGVRNYNIFRYGLTLFGYFETDDLQRTIDALKDDPVNARWGDYMAPIMKIDIDTQRGFPFLLPLQWHMD; encoded by the coding sequence ATGAGCCATCACGCCTGGGTATTGGAAGTGCGTCCCGGCTATGAGGACGAGTACAGGAGGCGCCATGACGAGATCTGGCCCGATATGCTCGAAGCGCTGCGCAAGGCGGGGGTGCGCAACTACAACATCTTCCGCTACGGCCTGACCCTGTTCGGCTATTTCGAGACCGACGACCTCCAGCGCACCATCGACGCCCTCAAGGATGACCCGGTCAACGCCCGCTGGGGCGACTATATGGCGCCGATCATGAAGATCGACATCGACACGCAGCGGGGCTTTCCGTTCCTGCTGCCCCTGCAATGGCATATGGATTGA
- a CDS encoding SDR family NAD(P)-dependent oxidoreductase — protein MAFDLTGEIAIVTGAGRGIGAAAAQALAASGARVVVSARRPADAQAVASGIAGGRAIAIGCDVADAGAVDALVAETTRRLGPPSILVNNAGVVSPIGRLDTLDPEAFAAAIRITLVGAAFAARAVLPAMVAAGRGRIINLSSGAAHRPLEGWSAYCAAKAGLAMLTRSLQLEYGERGIRAFGFSPGVVDTGMQAEIRASGINPVSRLPRESLAPADEPAAGIVYLCAAASDVRAGQEVDIRDADFRNAAGLPSLAG, from the coding sequence ATGGCTTTCGATCTGACCGGCGAAATCGCCATCGTCACAGGTGCCGGGCGCGGCATCGGCGCCGCGGCTGCGCAGGCGCTGGCGGCCAGCGGCGCCCGCGTCGTCGTCTCCGCCCGCCGCCCGGCGGATGCGCAGGCCGTCGCTTCCGGCATTGCCGGGGGCCGGGCGATCGCCATCGGCTGCGACGTAGCCGATGCCGGAGCGGTCGACGCCCTCGTGGCCGAGACGACGCGCCGGCTCGGGCCGCCCTCGATCCTCGTCAACAATGCCGGCGTGGTCTCGCCGATCGGGCGTCTCGACACGCTCGACCCCGAGGCCTTCGCCGCGGCGATCCGCATCACCCTGGTCGGCGCCGCCTTCGCCGCCCGCGCGGTGCTGCCGGCCATGGTCGCGGCGGGGCGGGGACGGATCATCAACCTGTCGTCCGGCGCGGCCCACCGGCCGCTGGAGGGCTGGAGCGCCTATTGCGCCGCCAAGGCGGGGCTCGCCATGCTCACCCGCTCCCTCCAGCTCGAATATGGCGAGCGCGGCATCCGCGCTTTCGGCTTCTCGCCCGGCGTGGTCGATACCGGCATGCAGGCCGAGATCCGCGCCTCCGGCATCAATCCGGTCAGCCGTCTGCCGCGGGAATCCCTGGCGCCGGCGGACGAGCCCGCGGCGGGCATCGTCTATCTCTGCGCGGCCGCGAGCGATGTGCGGGCCGGCCAGGAAGTCGATATCCGCGACGCCGATTTCCGCAACGCCGCAGGCCTGCCGTCGCTGGCGGGGTGA